ACATGTCTTGCATGCTGTCATTGATACAAAAACTGCTTCTTTTCTAAACATACAGTAGTATAATTAACAATATTCAATCACTTGTTTTTtcctgaatacataaatattaaaataccaattaaatactaatatattttctctttaaatgtttccTACAGATACAATTTCAATATTTTCATTCAACAGTAGTGTGGTTTAAGAAATTTTTCATTCACAAGTCAAACAACAATCCACCCAAAGGGAACTGATGGTCTATAGGCTCATAGGGCAAATAAAAACTTCAGTAATGCAGCAAATGACATTTCTAACAAACATACCAAATAGATAAAATTCTTAAGACAATACATGCAATAAGCCCCTCTATGTTGCCACAGAACTAGAACATTTGATTATTTCACTAGTGATTTCAATGGGATTCTAGATGTTTGCAAACTGAATTCTCATCTTAGgctttgtattttgcttttccagTTTCACTAATGACACAAACATGATTCAAATctctaaaatattcattatagtCAAGGGCATATCCTACAACAAACTTGTCTGGAATTTCAAATCCAACAAAGTCTGGTCTATAACCAGTACTTCGAGGAGTCCTTTTCACCAGCAAGCTTGCAACCTTGACCATTTTTGGATTATACTGCTCGACCAAGGAAAGCAAGGTTTGCATTGTTTTGCCTGTGTCAATGAGATCTTCAACAATCAAGACATTCTTTTCAGTTAAAGTTGAGAGGTCATCTCCACCAATTACTTTTATGTCCCCTGTTGACTGGTCACTACAGTTGCTTTTCAGTCTAATGAAGTCCACAGTCATAGGAATGGACCTATCACTATTTCTGTTCAGTGCTTTAATGTAATCCAGCAGGTCAGCAAAGAATGTATAGCCCCCCTTGAGCACACATAGGGCTACAATGTGATGGCTTCCCATCTCCTTCATCACATCTCGTGCAAGCCGTTCTGTCCTGTCCATAATTAATCCATGAGGAATAAACACCTTTTCCAAATCCTGAGCATAATGATTAGGTATACAAAACAAATCTAGGTCATAACCTGGTTCATCATCACTAATCACAATGCTGGGGCTTCGGCTTGCCATAACGGAGCTGGCCGGTGCGTGGACTGAGGGCAGTTCTCTTCTGTATTACCTTTAGTGTTAAGTTCTTAAAGGTTTTTCAAGCTTGGTAAGTTCCTGATAGAtaaacaggaattttttttaaataacaagaaaatgtagataaaaaaaaaatatatacttacaaTTTACTCTTTGAAAAACATAGATATCAACAATTTTAACAGCTACATAATATTTCAACATCTTAAAGTAACataatttgtcatttcaaaatggaaaattgtTCATTCCTGATAAATTTTAAGCACTAAATTCATGCAATTTTTTAACAATTCTAGAATACAGAAGTCAAGATTTAAGACTTtataaagcttactttaaaataatggtaTACTATCATACcgttaaataatttatttttctaccttaaCAATATAGAGTAGGTTTGTTTTGCCAActtgacaagctaattctaaaatttatatgaaaatacaagTACCAAGAATAACAAAAGATACTCCCGAAGGTGAAAGGCCTGGATCTACTGCTTATCAAGTTATAGCAATGAAGAGAGAAGCTAATACgataggggatccctaggtggctcagcggtttggcacctgccttcagcccagggcatgatcctggagtccagggatcaagtcccacatctggcttcctgcatggagcctgcttctccctctgcctgtgtctctgcttctctctgtgtctctcataaataaataaaatcttaaaaaaaaaaagaagctaatacaataaatgataaaattctaAAGACTGTAACAATAAAGAGAAGTTAACTTCTTCATGGAAGAAGGAATTAGGATCAGTTGGGGTGAAAAAGTGAGGACTTCTGAGTGCTGACATTCTTTTTCTTGACTTAGATATTGAATACCTAGGGATTTATATTATGATTATTCATACTGTACTATTGCATTTTACATACTTTCTGTATTCATATCGCAATTTATAACAGAGGTTTAAGATATGCAAAACATccagcacatagtaaatattccATTAAGAGTAGCTACTACTGATATTAAAGGGGGGGGCAGTGGATTTGTGACAATCTCCAAGAAATATAGCTAACTGGATGGAAGCAGAACCATGTATGCAGTACCATGATCCATCACTAGTTATAAAACAGGCATAGACACACACtgtatatgaatatgaataagtCCTCTCTAAGTTGCACAAGAAAGTGATGACAATGCTTACCTTTACCAGTGTAGAGGAATAAGGCTAGAGATGCGGTGGCAGGCAAACTTATGTTCgttgtatatttatatgttttgtcttttaaattttataccatgcatttatatttcccattttaagtatatatacatatatatatggatttaagtaatctctacaccaaacatggtgcttgaactcatgacccagagatcaagagtggcacattcctctgattgagccagccaggtgcccctgtatttcctattttaaaaatttagaaatttaagataaatatcaaatattatcaCTCAAATTCTATAAAGTTAGCTTATTTTActtcaaaggaaaatataaaacagaagaaaaattaggggcacaggggtggctcagttggttaaatgtatgcctttggctcaggttgtgatcctactagggtcctaggatggagccccgcattgggctccctgctcagtggggagcctgcttctccctctacctctgcctggcactccccctgtttgtgctctaataaataaataaaatcttaaaaaaaaaaaaagaaaaattaaaacttctgtatAAAACTAAAATGCTTTACAACAAATCAAATACCTTTACCATCATAACAACCACTTTGAGGAGgcaaaattatatacattttatagacAAGTAAACAGAGCCTCAGACAGGGTGACTTGCCCTAAATCATAGCTAGTTAAGGGGCAGAACCAGAACTCTCTAGTTTTTATGCTTTCAAACCCCATGGGCTTTTCTATCACACTGACACAGAATGCCCTCCTACATgccttccacacacacacacacacacacaaagaagatgCACTACTTGCAACTTTTCATTTGTATGTGGGGAAGTTTCCCTATTAATTATAagattcacttttaaaaagacaaaaaaaaaaaagtcatggcaAAGAAGACTAATTGCATAGCACACTGCACTTTCAAAAGCACAAAaatggatgcctgggtgcctcagtggttgatcatctgcctttggctcagatgttgatcctggggtcctgggatcaagtcccacaatgggctccccagggctctccgcaggaagcctgcttcctttgccttttgtctctgcctgtttctcatgaatatatccataaaatcttaaaaaaaaaaaaaggcacaaaaaaacTGCTACATGATTTATACCCAGTTATTGTTCCTAGCTCAGGGGCTGAGGAATCAGGGAGacacttttgttttattcttgaatTGTTTAATGAAGGTTGAGGCCCAGTATCTTAATAAAAAAGACAGCTATGTAGTCAATATAGGAGAGTAATTACAgcgttttaaaaaatatttcaaaaaatgtgtCAGATTCAACATAATCACCAAACATTATTTTCCATTGAAAGAaatcttgaggggatccctgggtggcgcagcagtttggcacctgcctttggcccagggcgcgatcctggagacccgggatcgagtcccacatcagggtcccggtgcatggagcctgcttctccctctgcctgtgtctctgcctctctctctctctgtgactatcataaataaataaaaaaattaaaaataaaaaaaataaaaaaaaagaaagaaatcttgaccCTTAAGTGGGGAAAGAAAATTGACCCTTAAGAAGCGGTTTTCTTGAAGAGGTTCGAAAAtgtcttctaaaaataataataaaataaaatgtcttctcaTAGTACATTCACATGATTAGTAGCATCTCTATTATTCTACAACTTCCCAAACACTTtcacatagtttcttttttttttttcttcacatagtTTCTTATCTGGTCCTTGAAACAAACCACTAGGAGAGACAGGACAGAAATCTCTGACATTCaattgatgaagaaactgaggctctggtaGGTTGTTTTTTTCCAAGATCATGTACCTTATCTCTtgctgaatattttctttaacaaaGGATGCGGAAAAATCTCAATTATCGGCGTCTAAAACATTCAATTTGCCAATTGTATaagccttttccttttcctttctgttctatGTCTTTAATTCCCTTTCAGAAAGGAAGATTTAGAAACCAAGTGATATCCAAATCTAATCAGTCCTAACTCTGCCTAGCTTTCTGAGATCAGATGAGAAATAGAAATCTACTATCTTACCCATAGGAGGACAAGTGAAATGAGCTGGTTTAAATTACTGGATAAAAATCTACATTTGTCTATCACTCATTATCAAAACACTTGCAAACTAGGCCACTATTCTATATCCTAAACAagacataaatcttaaaaagccaaaaatcaGGATGACAGTCTTGactacagaaattaaaaaccaaatttcCAAGGCTCAAATCCTGGCAATCTTTTAAGCTGTGTGATCTCCTGGGCAAATTTCTCCACCTCTTGGGGCTTCAGATTCCTTAGCTCTAAAAATAAGggttaaagaaataaatgctttcataagaattaaaagagataatgcaCATCAAGTGTTTAAATATTGTGCTTAAATATTGGTAATTGGCACCAATACTATTATTGGTATTTAACATTCAGGAAACTAGATTTATCTATGCACTTTTCTATTCAAACCAGAAGTGATTGCACTTTGGAATATACTCTAACATATACCTAATATacgtggttttaaaaaaaatactacaaccACCAATATACCCATTCCCTTTTAAAGTTAGCCAGATATTACTTTTctaaatcttagaagaaaaaaaaaaaaaaagaagagttgcaAAAGATTACTCTATCATAGACAAGGCTGAAACTGAGAGCTTTTTGATGTAAATGGATGTTATATACACAAAGTTTGCTTGAAATGAAGCTGTAATGTGGCTTGATGGTGATTTCTATCTTGATGTGAACTGATGCAACCTATAGAGAGGGTCAGTGTTACAGCAGTATTACAAGCCCTGTTGTAAAGGGTGATGCAACTTCCATAGTCAATTCTGAGTCACCAGCATAACCTTGAGAAAGGAAAATTCTTTAGTACTGACTCCTAGGCTCAGCATCTTAGTAAACTGTGTGTTAGATGTTTCAGTGCTATTTGGATGTAGTATTATGAATACCCATGAGTTTCAAGAATATATTTAGTGGAAAAACACTGGAGTCATCCGTTCCTGATTTTGACAATGTCCCATACATTCTTTGTAAGCACCTCAAAATACTTTGTATCAGGCTTCTGGTCTgcccatagtaggtgctccaAAAAGATCTGCTGAAtgaatttagtaatttttaaaaaaattttgagtatTGACTATGGAGCTAAGCTGACGTGGGTATCTCTTCTAACTCCATCACTCACCAGCTCTATGACTTTAAGTTAGTTATTTAATATTTCGGTCCCAAATTTCTCATCCGGAAAATGGGAAATGCCAAGTATTAAAGTGTAAGGACCGAATGACATAGGAGACAGAACAATGGTTGGCACACAGTAAGTCTAAATTAAATAGTAGACTATTATTTTTTTGCTACAGGTTGTAAGCACAATCTGACCTTTTCCAGGAAGAGTGAAGTTAGAAAGGTATCAAGACTAAAGGACAAGCAAGGCCTTGCAAAAGAAAACCCGGGGCCACAGAGGAAAAAAGGATGAGCAGAAGAGAAGGCAAGGAGCGGCAAGCCAGAAAAATAATACATCGCAGGGTGTGAGCGATGGCATTAGTATATAAGCGCTTCAGccgcactggggggggggggggggggggggacgggactCAGGGTGAGGAGGGAGTTACTATGGCCAGGCCTGTGACTTACCGTGGGGTAGGGCAATGTGGAGAAACCTGGTATAGACAAAAGTACCTGGCTAGGGAGAGCAGGGCCGAAAGAATGGCTAGGAGCCACTATCCGCGGCCGGGCACTGCTCCAGACAGGGCTGCGGGCGGGAGAACAAAAAGCCCTGAGGCTCGGACACCCCCAAACGTAGCGGCCATAAAGGGCAAAGAAATTTGTTCTGAGGTGATCACAGCATCTACGCTGAGACCTGCCTGCTTGGGACGGGTTTGGGGGCTGGGAAGAGGAAGAGTCGCTTCCCGCTtcgagaggaaggagagaggagggtcAAGCAAACAGCGGAGAAAGAACCAAGAACCCAAACCAAGAGCCTCGAGGGAATCACCTACTCCACTCTAATCCTGGCCCCCGAGGGCCCAGTGTAAAGGCGGGACTTCTGCCGTTACCAGCGGAAACGGCCTCCGGGTGAGAGGTCGCATAAGAGACAGACAGCTGCTGAGCCAATGAGGACTGCGCGTGGGGCGGATGTTGCCTCCCATTGGCGGCTGTCGGATGCTACCGGCCGCCAATGAGTCCGCCGGGGGGGCGTAGCTGTGACGTTAGTTGCGGAGGAGGCCGCTTCGAATCGGCGGCGGCCAGCTTGGTGGCCTGGACCAATCAGCGGCCTCCAACGAGCAGCGCCTACGCCAATCGGTGGCCTCCACgacggggctggggggagggTATATAAGCGGCCTCGGCGACGGCGCGGTCGACGCTGGCTGAGACATCACAGACTCATCGGCTTGGGGGATTTTTGTGAGTCTGAGAGGTAAGCGCCGCGGCCTGTCTTTCCGGACCTGCCCTTCACCTTGTCTGCTGCTCCTGCTGACCCCGGGCCTTGTACCCTCAGATCAGTCACTTCGGTGCGCTCCGGTGCTGCGGCCTGTGGTTGGATTGCCCGTGACGTCCTGACTGACTGCTGACCCACTGGCCTACGGCGCCGGCAAGATGAAGCTGTCCCTGGTGGCTgcggtgctgctgctgctcggcGCGGCGCGGGCCGAGGAGGAGGACAAGAAGGAGGACGTAGGCACGGTGGTCGGCATCGACCTGGGCACCACCTACTCCTGGTGAGTGGGGTTTGTGGAGAGGGGGGAATGGGGCGTGGCCTCCTGGGCTGCCGTGAGACTCGCGGTGCTGATTCCTTGCGTTCTTCGTGATGTTTCCGCCAGCGTCGGGGTGTTCAAGAACGGCCGCGTGGAGATCATCGCCAACGATCAGGGCAATCGCATCACGCCGTCTTATGTGGCCTTCACGCCTGAAGGGGAGCGTCTGATCGGCGATGCGGCGAAGAACCAGCTCACTTCCAACCCGGAGAACACCGTCTTCGACGCCAAGCGGCTCATCGGCCGCACATGGAACGACCCGTCTGTGCAGCAGGACATCAAGTTCTTGCCTTTCAAGGTCcgatagggcttttttttttttctcacccgAAGAGAAAGTGGGCGATGGGGGGTCGGAGTGTTTAAGAATAATAAGTTACTGAAAAATTGAGACAACAGAAAGGATACAAACGTGGTGTACATGTAATAACTTTTATTGAGTAATCTTGGTATGTTACAAATATTGCCAAAGTAAGCTCGGCAAATAAAGACACTTCCCACAGGACTATTCTGAATAGTTTGTATTAAGAGCCTGATTaacggcggggggtgggggttaatgggtgacgggcactgaggggggcatttgacgggatgagcactgggtgttattctgtatgttggtaaattgaataccaattaaaaataaatttattaaaaaaaaaaaaagagcctgatTAAAACCGAAgaggctggggatccctgagtggctcagcggtttggcacctgcctttggcccagggtgcgatcctggagtcccgggatcgagtcccacgtcggctcctggcatggagcctgcttctccctctccctgtgtctctgcctctctttctctctctatgtctatcataaataaacaaatcttaaaaaaacaaacaaacaaacaaccgaAGAGGCTTGTCTTTATAAGGCATCCATACTCCTTAAGTATTTCTAGGCAATATTCAGCTCCAAGCGACCAAAGTAAACCAAACTACGGGGGGGAGAAAGTGGGACTCAgtcctctttttaaagttttaaatgtttgtgcTTCTGTGTCTGAAATTAATGATCATTCTTTAAAATAGGTGGTTGAGAAGAAGACTAAACCATACATTCAAGTTGATATTGGAGGTGGGCAAACAAAGACATTTGCTCCTGAAGAAATTTCTGCCATGGTTCTAACCAAAATGAAGGAAACTGCGGAGGCTTATTTGGGAAAGAAGGTAAATATTTCAAGAACAAtgttaagtttaattttattttccctatttttgtaTTTAGTGTGTTGTGTAGATGCCTTTAGTATTTTAATAACTTGAATCTGAATGACATtcataaatcaatttttaatttacttgcaTATTTTACTGTAGGCTCAACAAATATTAGGGACTTTATGTTACCACTTAATGCTTGCAAATCCATAGGTATAAAATTACCCATCTAACAGCAGATTGTCTTAGAAACTAAAGCGGTGGTTTGAGTGCAACTTCTATAAGAGTTGAACCATCTGATAATATACACTTAATTACCTGTTATTCTTTAGGTAACCCATGCAGTTGTTACTGTACCAGCCTACTTCAATGATGCCCAACGCCAGGCAACCAAAGATGCTGGCACTATTGCTGGGTTGAATGTTATGAGGATCATTAATGAGCCGTAAGTGTCAAATTCAGAAATAATGGCATATTTGCCAAATAGGGGGAATGTAAACTTAactaagtcatttttttctttctcattctgttaACAGTACAGCAGCTGCTATTGCTTACGGCTTGGataagagggaaggggagaagaataTCCTGGTGTTTGACCTGGGTGGTGGAACTTTTGATGTGTCTCTTCTCACCATTGACAATGGTGTCTTTGAAGTTGTGGCTACTAATGGAGATACTCACCTGGGTGGAGAAGACTTTGACCAACGTGTCATGGAACACTTCATCAAACTCTACAAAAAGAAGACTGGCAAAGATGTTAGGAAAGACAACAGAGCTGTGCAGAAACTCCGGCGGGAGGTAGAAAAAGCCAAACGGGCCCTGTCTTCTCAACATCAAGCAAGAATTGAAATTGAGTCCTTCTATGAAGGAGAAGACTTCTCTGAGACTCTGACTCGGGCCAAATTTGAAGAGCTAAATATGGtatattccttgttttttttgcTTGGCTAATGAGTCCTAGTTGGACTCTGTGTTTAGGATACTGCATTTAGATATTTAGTCAATATCTGGGTGGAACAGGTATCATCACAATGATTGTGTTTCCTATTCTAGGACCTGTTCCGTTCTACCATGAAGCCTGTCCAGAAGGTGCTGGAGGATTCTGACTTAAAGAAGTCTGATATTGATGAAATTGTTCTTGTTGGTGGCTCTACTCGAATTCCAAAGATTCAACAACTGGTTAAAGAGTTTTTCAATGGCAAGGAGCCATCCCGTGGCATAAACCCAGACGAGGCTGTAGCATATGGTGCTGCTGTCCAGGCTGGTGTACTTTCTGGTGATCAAGATACAGGTATGGCAGTATCACAGCATCTTCCACAGTACTTCAGTAGCTTGAGAGGAAGAGTATAATTAGCTCTTGCTTTAGAAAGCAATAGAACATGAGCagcagggtcacacagctaataaaggGTTAATTGAGAACAAGACCTGGGTTAGTTTCAAGATGATTAGCAGCTATTTTAATTCACTCCTTCTGAAATGATTTGCATTAAATGGCACGATGGAGAAGATAAAGTTAAATAGTTCAGGGGGAGACTGCTTGGTAGTGCTCCTGTGACCCTTGAATTAGAACTTAACATTGGTTAACTTACCTTTGTAGGTGATCTGGTACTGCTTGATGTATGTCCCCTTACACTTGGTATTGAAACTGTGGGAGGTGTCATGACCAAACTGATTCCAAGGAACACTGTGGTGCCCACCAAGAAGTCTCAGATCTTTTCTACAGCCTCTGATAACCAACCGACTGTTACAATCAAGGTCTATGAAGGTAATAACCTACATTTGTGAATGACATAGTATGTTTTTGAATAGCATGACTTCTTAATATATTCTATTGAAATGAGGACAGAAAGAAACAGCTGCTGTCTTCAGATGAGGGTTCCCCAATATGACTAGTGTTCAGTTTGGTAGAGTCAGCCCCAAATCTAGTTCTTATCTACCTATCTGGCACTGTTTGTCTATAAAGATAACTTCTGAGCTGGCTCTTAAAATGCAATAAGAAAAGTTCATAATGATGTAGATTAAGTTCAATTAAGTTAGTAGtaacatagggacgcctgggtggctcagcggtttggcgcctgcctt
The Vulpes vulpes isolate BD-2025 chromosome 2, VulVul3, whole genome shotgun sequence genome window above contains:
- the HSPA5 gene encoding endoplasmic reticulum chaperone BiP, which translates into the protein MKLSLVAAVLLLLGAARAEEEDKKEDVGTVVGIDLGTTYSCVGVFKNGRVEIIANDQGNRITPSYVAFTPEGERLIGDAAKNQLTSNPENTVFDAKRLIGRTWNDPSVQQDIKFLPFKVVEKKTKPYIQVDIGGGQTKTFAPEEISAMVLTKMKETAEAYLGKKVTHAVVTVPAYFNDAQRQATKDAGTIAGLNVMRIINEPTAAAIAYGLDKREGEKNILVFDLGGGTFDVSLLTIDNGVFEVVATNGDTHLGGEDFDQRVMEHFIKLYKKKTGKDVRKDNRAVQKLRREVEKAKRALSSQHQARIEIESFYEGEDFSETLTRAKFEELNMDLFRSTMKPVQKVLEDSDLKKSDIDEIVLVGGSTRIPKIQQLVKEFFNGKEPSRGINPDEAVAYGAAVQAGVLSGDQDTGDLVLLDVCPLTLGIETVGGVMTKLIPRNTVVPTKKSQIFSTASDNQPTVTIKVYEGERPLTKDNHLLGTFDLTGIPPAPRGVPQIEVTFEIDVNGILRVTAEDKGTGNKNKITITNDQNRLTPEEIERMVNDAEKFAEEDKKLKERIDTRNELESYAYSLKNQIGDKEKLGGKLSSEDKETMEKAVEEKIEWLESHQDADIEDFKAKKKELEEIVQPIISKLYGSAGPPPTGDEEPADKDEL
- the LOC112927879 gene encoding hypoxanthine-guanine phosphoribosyltransferase produces the protein MASRSPSIVISDDEPGYDLDLFCIPNHYAQDLEKVFIPHGLIMDRTERLARDVMKEMGSHHIVALCVLKGGYTFFADLLDYIKALNRNSDRSIPMTVDFIRLKSNCSDQSTGDIKVIGGDDLSTLTEKNVLIVEDLIDTGKTMQTLLSLVEQYNPKMVKVASLLVKRTPRSTGYRPDFVGFEIPDKFVVGYALDYNEYFRDLNHVCVISETGKAKYKA